A window from Mycolicibacterium tokaiense encodes these proteins:
- a CDS encoding ABC transporter permease — MTVLDTPARLLARATARAVDAEPTRSARLRAAVGYPVLALGAGLVIWSAVSYLLLEPHRRFMLPPPVDVLRNSLLDWSHLQPMLAALSVTAQVTAVGFAVAVAAGIATGVLMCQARWLEKLIYPYAVVIQVIPILAIVPLIGLWLGYGMAARTLVCVLIAVFPIITNTHFGIRSVDRGMHELFTISGASRWDRLVKLELRAALPAILTGVRTAAGLVVVGAIIGDMFFAKGQPGIGTLLDVYRGRLQSEDLIAAIVLASVFGVLVFAAMGVVTRLAVGRWHESGRQL; from the coding sequence ATGACGGTTCTCGACACGCCCGCGCGCCTACTGGCGCGGGCCACTGCCCGCGCGGTGGATGCGGAACCCACCCGGTCCGCCCGGTTGCGGGCCGCGGTGGGATACCCGGTGCTGGCACTGGGCGCCGGACTGGTGATCTGGTCCGCCGTCAGCTACCTGTTACTGGAACCGCACCGCCGGTTCATGCTGCCGCCGCCGGTGGACGTGCTACGCAACTCTCTGCTGGACTGGTCGCACCTGCAGCCCATGCTGGCGGCGTTGTCGGTCACCGCCCAGGTGACCGCCGTCGGTTTCGCGGTCGCAGTGGCGGCCGGGATCGCGACGGGTGTGCTGATGTGTCAGGCACGTTGGCTGGAAAAGCTGATCTACCCGTACGCCGTGGTGATCCAGGTGATTCCGATTCTGGCGATCGTCCCGCTGATCGGACTGTGGCTGGGCTACGGCATGGCGGCGCGCACCCTGGTGTGCGTCCTGATCGCGGTGTTCCCGATCATCACCAACACGCACTTCGGGATCCGTTCGGTGGACCGCGGCATGCACGAGCTGTTCACGATCTCCGGCGCCTCCCGCTGGGACCGGTTGGTGAAACTCGAACTACGGGCGGCGCTTCCGGCCATCCTCACCGGAGTGCGCACCGCTGCCGGACTGGTGGTGGTGGGCGCCATCATCGGCGACATGTTCTTCGCCAAGGGCCAGCCCGGTATCGGCACCCTGCTCGACGTCTACCGCGGCCGCCTGCAGTCCGAGGATCTGATCGCCGCGATAGTGCTGGCATCGGTTTTCGGTGTGCTGGTGTTCGCTGCGATGGGCGTGGTGACCCGGCTGGCCGTCGGGCGCTGGCACGAATCGGGACGTCAACTGTGA
- a CDS encoding GntR family transcriptional regulator produces the protein MPASNGALLTESVHNSLQEMIFTGELAPGSPLSVPALAARLNVSRTPVREAVQQLIFEGLATHTRNAGARVTLLDDEAVKAVFDVREVLDGLAAHHATLIAGNAVVEQLRKMVQVQRELLEETADRQRDAKLDLEFHTLIRDTAGNRPLSDALARLDGQSHLYRADMWGTELNRRLAVGEHERIVAAIEAGDAEEARSAACAHVAGLYVRTRRT, from the coding sequence ATGCCAGCGTCCAACGGAGCCCTGCTCACCGAATCGGTGCACAACTCGCTGCAGGAGATGATCTTCACCGGCGAGCTGGCCCCGGGCAGTCCGCTGTCGGTGCCGGCACTCGCGGCCCGGCTGAACGTCAGCCGAACCCCGGTGCGGGAGGCGGTGCAGCAGCTGATCTTCGAGGGTCTGGCGACCCATACCCGCAATGCCGGGGCGCGGGTGACCCTGCTCGACGACGAGGCGGTCAAGGCGGTGTTCGACGTCCGTGAGGTACTCGACGGCCTGGCCGCCCACCATGCGACCCTGATCGCCGGCAATGCGGTGGTGGAGCAACTGCGCAAGATGGTGCAGGTTCAGCGCGAACTCCTCGAGGAGACGGCCGACCGGCAGCGGGACGCGAAGTTGGACCTGGAGTTCCACACGCTCATCCGTGACACCGCCGGCAACCGCCCGCTCTCGGACGCACTGGCCCGCCTCGACGGGCAGTCGCATCTCTACCGGGCCGACATGTGGGGGACCGAACTCAACCGGCGCTTGGCCGTGGGCGAGCACGAACGCATTGTTGCGGCCATCGAGGCCGGCGACGCCGAAGAGGCGCGGTCGGCGGCCTGTGCCCACGTGGCGGGGCTCTACGTGCGCACCCGGCGGACCTGA
- a CDS encoding isopenicillin N synthase family dioxygenase gives MFEVPVLDVSGYVAGGDAATDQTCAAVAVALDRACRSVGFIQIVGHGVSPAAVAGLTDALDEFFALPLEVKKQYRRDPATNRGYSPPKSESLSMSLGISANQMNDYYEAFTVGTQAADFDVELPESSYAPNNWPADTPGFQPKIEAYFRETQRLARILMVAFTDVLGLPAGYFEPMIDHSIEVLKMNNFALPEGDAEIGAELQGMGAHTDFGIVTILWADQVPGLQVLDRDGAWHDVQPADGALLINLGDAMARWTNDRWLSTVHRVCPPVCDGRIQRRRSAAFFFDGNYDAVLEALPGTLAQGEVGYPPITVAENIAMKVAGLRTGVAPAQPLREAARVSAAGN, from the coding sequence GTGTTCGAAGTACCTGTGCTGGATGTCAGCGGATACGTGGCCGGCGGAGACGCCGCCACGGATCAGACCTGCGCGGCGGTGGCGGTCGCGTTGGACCGGGCCTGCCGCAGCGTCGGCTTCATCCAGATCGTCGGGCACGGTGTCAGCCCCGCTGCTGTTGCCGGCCTCACCGACGCCCTCGACGAGTTCTTCGCGCTGCCACTGGAGGTGAAGAAACAGTACCGGCGCGACCCGGCGACGAACCGGGGCTACTCACCGCCGAAAAGCGAATCGCTGAGCATGAGCCTCGGAATTTCCGCCAACCAGATGAACGACTACTACGAGGCGTTCACCGTGGGTACCCAGGCCGCCGACTTCGATGTGGAGCTGCCGGAATCCAGTTATGCGCCCAACAACTGGCCGGCCGACACGCCGGGCTTCCAGCCGAAGATCGAGGCCTACTTCCGGGAAACGCAGCGGCTGGCCCGGATCTTGATGGTCGCGTTCACCGATGTCCTCGGCCTACCCGCGGGGTACTTCGAGCCGATGATCGACCATTCGATCGAGGTCCTCAAGATGAACAACTTCGCACTGCCCGAGGGTGATGCGGAGATCGGCGCGGAGCTGCAGGGGATGGGGGCGCACACCGACTTCGGCATCGTCACCATCCTGTGGGCCGACCAAGTGCCGGGGCTGCAGGTGCTCGACCGCGACGGTGCCTGGCATGACGTGCAGCCCGCGGACGGGGCGCTGTTGATCAACCTCGGTGACGCCATGGCGCGCTGGACCAACGACCGGTGGTTGTCGACGGTGCACCGGGTGTGCCCACCCGTCTGCGACGGGCGCATCCAGCGCCGGCGTTCGGCGGCGTTCTTCTTCGACGGCAACTACGACGCGGTCCTCGAGGCGCTGCCCGGGACGCTGGCCCAGGGGGAGGTGGGCTACCCACCGATTACCGTTGCCGAGAACATCGCGATGAAGGTGGCCGGGCTGCGCACCGGTGTCGCCCCTGCGCAGCCGCTGCGGGAGGCGGCCCGGGTATCGGCCGCCGGGAACTAG
- a CDS encoding amidohydrolase family protein, with protein MTAQPISLLRGATLIDGAVVDVRIAGGIITSVTPADPAAQDGIDLQGHLLMTAPAEPHAHLDKALSWDALQPPLGDLNDAIAAWKAGSVRFDEANFRGRAREAALAALRNGTTAVRTHVDVLAGDDPLRGIRAVDAVRRELAEVMDIEIVALIKAYSDTGLLYAALDAGADLVGGSPHNAPDPAAELHRLLGVAEDRGVGADLHTDEFLFGDHITIADYAQRAGRWPQGRTRTASHCTRLGTMSADELAVLLPQLAAAGLGVVTNPITNLYLQGRDTPVATPRGITAIAALQHAGVPVAAGADNVRDPFNPLGRSDALETAMLAVTAGHVHPEVALDMVTDRARVVMGLPQAGPHVGARADLLAVRGTSAAEVIGTAPADRVVIHRGMMVARSQTSHWQAWSEHANAGVPLAHRH; from the coding sequence GTGACCGCACAGCCGATTTCGTTGCTGCGGGGTGCCACCTTGATCGACGGTGCGGTGGTGGACGTCCGTATCGCCGGGGGCATCATCACCTCCGTGACCCCCGCCGACCCGGCGGCTCAGGACGGGATAGACCTGCAGGGTCATCTGCTGATGACCGCCCCGGCAGAGCCCCATGCGCATCTGGACAAGGCGTTGTCCTGGGACGCTTTGCAGCCTCCGTTGGGCGATCTGAACGACGCCATCGCCGCATGGAAGGCGGGGTCGGTGCGCTTCGACGAGGCGAACTTCCGCGGCCGGGCCCGCGAAGCGGCTCTGGCTGCACTGCGCAACGGCACCACCGCGGTGCGCACCCATGTCGACGTGCTCGCCGGGGACGACCCGCTGCGCGGAATCCGCGCCGTGGATGCCGTACGTCGCGAACTCGCCGAGGTGATGGATATCGAGATCGTGGCCCTCATCAAGGCCTACTCCGACACCGGATTGCTCTATGCCGCACTTGATGCCGGGGCCGATCTGGTGGGCGGCTCGCCACACAACGCTCCGGATCCAGCGGCAGAGCTGCATCGGTTGCTCGGAGTTGCCGAGGACAGGGGAGTCGGCGCGGACCTGCACACCGACGAGTTCCTCTTCGGTGACCACATCACCATCGCCGATTACGCACAGCGCGCCGGCCGGTGGCCGCAGGGGCGCACCCGGACAGCCAGCCACTGCACCCGCCTGGGCACCATGTCCGCGGATGAACTCGCGGTGCTACTGCCGCAGCTCGCCGCGGCCGGGCTGGGGGTGGTGACCAACCCCATCACCAATCTCTATCTGCAGGGCCGTGACACACCGGTCGCTACGCCACGCGGCATCACCGCGATCGCCGCTCTGCAGCATGCAGGTGTACCGGTGGCCGCGGGCGCGGACAATGTCCGTGATCCGTTCAACCCCCTCGGTCGCAGTGACGCGCTGGAAACCGCGATGCTCGCGGTGACCGCCGGTCACGTCCATCCCGAGGTCGCCTTGGACATGGTGACCGACCGGGCGCGGGTGGTGATGGGCCTGCCGCAGGCCGGGCCACACGTGGGTGCTCGCGCCGATCTGCTCGCGGTGCGCGGTACCAGCGCTGCCGAGGTTATCGGGACGGCTCCCGCTGACCGCGTGGTGATCCATCGCGGAATGATGGTCGCCCGCAGTCAGACGTCGCACTGGCAGGCCTGGTCTGAACACGCAAATGCCGGTGTGCCACTGGCACACCGGCATTGA